A window from Zingiber officinale cultivar Zhangliang chromosome 7A, Zo_v1.1, whole genome shotgun sequence encodes these proteins:
- the LOC122001228 gene encoding glycosyltransferase BC10-like, whose protein sequence is MMKVLYRIWEQGHERRMIPSSPFLVSFFLLVSVPVLFVLAPRILPPKTLPSIPDRDEIDDLALFRRATLASADGGGGGGLRRRATSPPKIAFMFLTNSDLSFAPLWERFFRGHERLFNVYIHADPSARLLLTPTPSFRDRFIPAKATQRGSPTLISAARRLLAAALVDDPANAFFALISQHCIPLHSFRFTYHAVLSDPGTLKPANAEGVLRRRHRSFIEILSGEPGLWNRYVARGDDVMLPEVSFDQFRVGSQFFILARRHALMIVRDRRLWKKFKMPCLKSREDSCYPEEHYFPTLLGMQDPEGCTRYTLTRVNWTDSVGGHPHTYRPLEISGDLIKLLRKSNSTYSYLFARKFSPHCLQPLLKLCDSVIFRD, encoded by the coding sequence ATGATGAAGGTTTTGTACCGGATTTGGGAGCAGGGCCATGAACGGAGGATGATTCCCTCGTCGCCATTTCTGGTCTCATTCTTTCTGCTGGTTTCGGTGCCGGTGCTCTTCGTTTTGGCCCCTCGGATTTTGCCTCCGAAGACGCTGCCGAGCATCCCGGACCGCGACGAGATAGATGACCTTGCGCTCTTCCGTCGCGCCACTCTCGCATCCGCTGATGGTGGCGGGGGTGGCGGGCTACGACGACGCGCTACCTCGCCGCCCAAGATCGCGTTCATGTTCCTCACGAACTCTGATCTCTCCTTCGCGCCTCTCTGGGAGCGATTCTTCCGCGGGCACGAGCGTCTGTTTAACGTGTACATCCACGCCGACCCTTCCGCCCGCCTTCTGCTCACGCCGACGCCCTCTTTCCGCGACCGATTCATACCGGCCAAGGCCACGCAGCGAGGATCGCCGACGCTCATCTCTGCGGCGCGCCGCCTCCTTGCGGCCGCTCTGGTCGACGACCCAGCTAACGCCTTCTTCGCTCTCATCTCCCAGCATTGCATCCCTCTCCATTCCTTCCGCTTCACCTACCATGCCGTTCTCTCGGACCCTGGTACTTTGAAGCCTGCCAACGCTGAAGGCGTGCTTCGTCGCCGACATCGGAGCTTTATCGAGATCCTTTCAGGTGAACCGGGGCTGTGGAACCGATATGTCGCTCGCGGAGATGACGTGATGCTCCCGGAAGTGTCGTTCGACCAGTTCCGTGTTGGCTCGCAGTTCTTTATCCTGGCAAGGCGGCACGCCTTGATGATCGTGCGCGACCGCCGGCTGTGGAAGAAGTTTAAGATGCCTTGTCTCAAATCAAGAGAAGATTCTTGTTACCCTGAGGAGCACTACTTCCCTACCCTTCTTGGTATGCAGGACCCCGAGGGATGCACTCGTTACACATTAACCAGAGTGAACTGGACAGACAGTGTCGGAGGTCACCCACACACCTACCGGCCGCTTGAGATATCCGGGGATCTAATTAAGTTGCTGAGGAAGTCAAATTCCACTTACTCATACCTCTTCGCACGGAAATTCTCCCCACACTGCCTTCAGCCCCTGCTCAAACTCTGTGATAGTGTCATATTTCGAGATTGA
- the LOC121999301 gene encoding uncharacterized protein LOC121999301, which produces MGRDKTRRSPSPPLPASTPPVETEAALIEVAERRTAISNGRNSRPRCGEVAGNAAADCAAVCCCGPAVLLDILLTASVRVPAALCRLVSKARAKRKERARKRKEARKHSARSGEAVSEGAAAIGADGATAETTPADEITEVEKEMWPLFHNAGFWRSPSQTDDDGH; this is translated from the coding sequence ATGGGGCGCGACAAGACGCGGCGCAGCCCGTCGCCGCCTCTGCCGGCTTCGACGCCGCCTGTGGAAACGGAGGCAGCGCTCATAGAGGTCGCGGAGCGGCGGACTGCGATTTCTAACGGGCGTAATTCGAGGCCGCGGTGTGGCGAGGTGGCCGGCAACGCGGCGGCGGACTGCGCAGCCGTGTGCTGCTGCGGCCCCGCCGTGCTGCTGGACATCCTGCTGACGGCGTCGGTGCGGGTCCCGGCGGCGCTCTGCCGCCTGGTGAGTAAGGCACGGGCGAAGCGGAAAGAACGGGCCAGGAAGAGGAAGGAGGCCAGGAAGCACAGCGCGAGGTCCGGCGAGGCCGTGTCGGAGGGCGCGGCGGCGATCGGGGCAGACGGGGCAACGGCGGAGACGACGCCGGCGGATGAGATCACAGAGGTGGAAAAGGAGATGTGGCCCCTGTTTCACAACGCCGGATTCTGGCGGAGCCCGTCGCAGACAGACGACGACGGGCATTGA
- the LOC122000026 gene encoding uncharacterized protein LOC122000026, with amino-acid sequence MTPPPPRAAAADRRWPSVDDDSRKIHKSSKRKPPVVIYMVSPEVIHVEASEFMALVQRLTGPRAAAGDGPSASVSRQVLPLRVKAVRELTRRPPTAAQTPVTSSGGSETLFFHDLSPPSTYAVRKDEQMATPHGWLQHGESSS; translated from the coding sequence ATGACGCCTCCTCCTCCGAGGGCGGCCGCGGCCGACCGCCGCTGGCCGTCGGTCGACGACGACTCGCGCAAGATACACAAGAGCAGCAAGCGGAAGCCGCCGGTAGTCATCTACATGGTCTCGCCCGAGGTCATCCACGTGGAGGCCAGCGAGTTCATGGCCCTGGTTCAGCGCCTCACCGGCCCCCGCGCCGCAGCCGGCGACGGCCCGTCCGCCAGCGTCAGCCGCCAGGTGTTGCCACTGAGGGTCAAAGCGGTGAGGGAGTTGACCCGGAGGCCTCCGACGGCTGCGCAGACGCCGGTCACCTCTTCCGGCGGCTCCGAAACGCTCTTCTTCCACGACTTGAGTCCGCCGTCGACCTACGCGGTGCGGAAGGATGAGCAGATGGCGACGCCGCATGGTTGGTTGCAACACGGGGAGTCCTCCTCGTGA